AACGAGAAATCCTTTTACCTCATCGTCAGCTAAATCCCTTGCCCAAATTATAGTCACGTCAGCAAAGGGAGCATTTCCAATCCACTTTTTCTGACCATTTATAATCCATTTATTTCCTTGTCTTTTTGCCGTTGTACCCAAGCCACCAGCGGCACCAGAACCAACTTCAGGTTCCGTTAATCCAAAAGCACCAATCAATTTAAATTGTTGCATTGATGGTAACCATTCTTGCTTCTGTTCTTCAGAACCTAATAAATAGATAGAGCCCATTGCTAAGCCGCTTTGCACACCAAAAAATGTAGAAACTGAAGTATCTATTCTAGCCATTTCCATCGCCAAAATCCCCTCCATTAAATTTGACTTACCCGGACAACCATAACCCTGATAAGTTAAACCACAAATATTTAATTCGGCTAATTTTGGGATGATTTCAAATGGAAATTCGGCTTTATTCCAATAACGATTTACTAATGGCTTTACTTCCTTTTCTAAAACAGCCCTAACTTTAAGTTGCAATTCTCGATCATCATCCTTTAAGGCTTCATCACCTAGATGATAAAAATCACCCTCAATTGGAGGTAATTCCTTTTTCTTGCCATTGCCACCCATCATTTTCATCATCCCTGATAATTGCTTTTCATCCAACGACGAAATAGTCTCGACCATTTTTGGCAAGTCTACTTTTTTAGATAAAGCATCGAGCTGATTAAAATCAATATGCTTAAAAAGTTTGTAAGCGTTTTTAAGAGAAGAAAATATATTTGGCATAATTATTCGTTTTTAGAGTAACAAATAATTAGCCGCTTTGTTATAAAGCAGAGGTCAAAATGAAACTATTTAAAGTAAATTGAAAAGGTTATCAACCCCTAATAATTTCCTTGAAGTAAAACCTTCGCCATATTTAGCGCCAATATTCTTTCCGAACTCTCTAGCCCTAGCAATTACCGAATCAAAAAACTCAGGAGTGGAAATATACGTTTGAGGCTCACTTGTATCACTACTAGCAAACTGGGTTTTAAAGGCTTTTATAGATTCTATTTTTTTGTCCATAAAATCTGTAATATCAATTATAACTTCTGGCTTGATGTATCTATCTTGAATGTATTGCAAAACTAATCTTGGTCGCCAAGCTTCTTGATTTACCCCATCAACCTCAGTTTCAATCCTTCTTAAGCCTGATAGAAAAATAGCATCATTTGCTAAATCTCCAGCCCTACCGTGATCCGGATGACGATCATGCAAAGCATTGGTTAAGATAATTTCTGGTTGGTATTTGCGAACCATCTTTACAATTTCTAATTGATGCTCTTCATCATTTTTGAAAAAACCATCTCTAAACCTTAAGTTTTCACGAGCGTGTAAACCCAAGATTTGAGCAGAATCTGCAGCTTCCAAATCACGAGTTTCGGCTGTGCCTCGTGTACCTAATTCGCCTCGCGTAAAATCTATAATTCCTACTTTTTTACCTAAGGCAATATGTTTTAAAATTGTTCCAGAACAGCCTAATTCGGCATCATCTGGGTGTACAGCCAATACAAGTATATCTAATTTCATCTATATTAATTTTGAATGAGTGATTTTCGAATGATTGAATATTTGCTATTTTGTGTTTCATTCCATCATTCCTTCATTCTATCATTCTTTCATTCTATTATTCAATTATTTTTCATCCAGCAGGCGCTGAATTTTCTTTTTTACTTTTGAAGAACTTGGTTTTGTAAAGGGATAAAAATAATCTACTACTTCTCCTTTTTTATCGATGATGTATTTATGAAAATTCCATCTTGGTGAGGAACTTACATGGCCATTCAATTTTTTATCACTCAAAAATTTAAATAATGGATGAGCTAATTCTCCCCTAACCATTGTTTTTTCGAACATGGGAAATTGAACTCCAAAGTTAACTTCGCAAAATTCATTAATTGCTGCACCATCCAAAGGTTCTTGCCCACCAAAGTCGTTTGATGGAAATCCTAAAATTTCAAATCCCTTATCTGCATATTCATCTCTTAATTCTTGGAGCTCTTTCAATTGTGGCGTAAACCCGCAGCCTGATGCAGTGTTCACAATCATTACAACTTTGCCATTAAAATCAGACAAGTTCTTTTCCTTTCCACTTAGCAACTTAGCTTTAAATGGATATATCGTTTGGTTAGAATTCATATATTATTGGTAGTAACCAGAATTGACAATGATAGATTCAATATCCCTGTCTTCTGTGGCACTATAGGTGGTTTTTAAGTTATGACCTACAACCCTTGCCACCAGTTGGTACGAGAACGCAGCAAAGCCACCTTTTGTTTGCTTAACAATGTCAAAAGTTGTTCTGCCTACTTCTCTATCAATTAATTTGGTTAATATCTGACCTTGAGTAATGGTCAGTTCTTTAATTTCGGTATTGAACATTTTTTTGATCTCATTATCACATTCTTTTACCAATTTTTTTTGCGTTTTTTTATCATCAACCAAAGCTAAATCACGCTCTAGTTTTTCGTAGCGCCTTTTGGCATATAACGCATAGGGCATTACCTTTAACACATTATACCTTAACCTATTAAAAGCAGCTTGGTCTGCTGCCGAACGCCAAATACGCTGCCCCATAATTTTAACCTCTTGCAAAGCAATCCAAGGAATCATGTAACCGCCATCATTGGTAGCTGCAACTCGAATGGTATCATTTTTACCCAAAACAGGCCAAATAACATTCTCGGTTGTTCCTTGAGCTTTTGCGCCCATAGATGCAAGAATGACAAATAACAGAATAAAGAGACGAGAATATTTCATAAATTTATGCCTGTACAAAGTTATAGCTATTTTTATATATTCGTTTTAACTATAAATCGAATATAATCTTTTATAGTTAAAAATACTA
The sequence above is drawn from the Pedobacter frigiditerrae genome and encodes:
- a CDS encoding acyl-CoA dehydrogenase family protein, whose translation is MPNIFSSLKNAYKLFKHIDFNQLDALSKKVDLPKMVETISSLDEKQLSGMMKMMGGNGKKKELPPIEGDFYHLGDEALKDDDRELQLKVRAVLEKEVKPLVNRYWNKAEFPFEIIPKLAELNICGLTYQGYGCPGKSNLMEGILAMEMARIDTSVSTFFGVQSGLAMGSIYLLGSEEQKQEWLPSMQQFKLIGAFGLTEPEVGSGAAGGLGTTAKRQGNKWIINGQKKWIGNAPFADVTIIWARDLADDEVKGFLVRKGNRGFAVEKMRDKMALRIVQNGLITLTNCEVDEQDRLQNANSFKDTAKVLKMTRAGVAWQAVGCARGAYEAALKYTQTRKQFGRPIASFQLIQNHLVEMLSNLTAMQTLCFRLSQLQDQGLLTDEHASLAKVFCSMRTRDVVSRAREVMGGNGILLEYDVARFVADAEAIYSYEGTKEINTLIVGRAITGFSAFV
- the bshB1 gene encoding bacillithiol biosynthesis deacetylase BshB1; the encoded protein is MKLDILVLAVHPDDAELGCSGTILKHIALGKKVGIIDFTRGELGTRGTAETRDLEAADSAQILGLHARENLRFRDGFFKNDEEHQLEIVKMVRKYQPEIILTNALHDRHPDHGRAGDLANDAIFLSGLRRIETEVDGVNQEAWRPRLVLQYIQDRYIKPEVIIDITDFMDKKIESIKAFKTQFASSDTSEPQTYISTPEFFDSVIARAREFGKNIGAKYGEGFTSRKLLGVDNLFNLL
- a CDS encoding glutathione peroxidase, which translates into the protein MNSNQTIYPFKAKLLSGKEKNLSDFNGKVVMIVNTASGCGFTPQLKELQELRDEYADKGFEILGFPSNDFGGQEPLDGAAINEFCEVNFGVQFPMFEKTMVRGELAHPLFKFLSDKKLNGHVSSSPRWNFHKYIIDKKGEVVDYFYPFTKPSSSKVKKKIQRLLDEK
- a CDS encoding DUF4294 domain-containing protein gives rise to the protein MKYSRLFILLFVILASMGAKAQGTTENVIWPVLGKNDTIRVAATNDGGYMIPWIALQEVKIMGQRIWRSAADQAAFNRLRYNVLKVMPYALYAKRRYEKLERDLALVDDKKTQKKLVKECDNEIKKMFNTEIKELTITQGQILTKLIDREVGRTTFDIVKQTKGGFAAFSYQLVARVVGHNLKTTYSATEDRDIESIIVNSGYYQ